Part of the Phoenix dactylifera cultivar Barhee BC4 unplaced genomic scaffold, palm_55x_up_171113_PBpolish2nd_filt_p 000357F, whole genome shotgun sequence genome, GAGGCCGGGGCGTGCGCGGTGATGGCCCTGGAGCGCGTCCCCGCTGACATCCGGGCTGGCGGCGGGGTGGCCCGGATGAGCGACCCGGGGCTGATCAAGGAGATCAAGCGCGCGGTGACCATCCCGGTGATGGCCAAGGCTCGCATCGGCCACTTCGTGGAGGCCCAGATCCTGGAGGCCATCGGCGTGGACTACGTGGACGAGAGCGAGGTGCTGACCCCGGCCGACGACGTCCACCACATCAACAAGCACAACTTCCGCGTTCCCTTCGTGTGCGGCTGCCGCGACCTCGGCGAGGCCCTCCGCCGCATCCGCGAGGGCGCCGCCATGATCCGCACCAAGGGCGAGGCCGGCACCGGCAACATCGTCGAGGCAGTCCGCCACGTCCGCTCCGTCATGGGCGACATCCGCTTCCTCCGCAACATGGACGACGACGAGGTCTTTGCCTTCGCCAAGCGCATCGCCGCCCCCTATGACCTCGTCATGCAAACCAAGCAGCTCGGCCGCCTTCCTGTCGTCCACTTCGCCGCCGGCGGCGTCGCCACCCCCGCCGATGCCGCGCTTATGATGCAGCTCGGCTGCGACGGCGTCTTCGTGGGCTCTGGCATCTTCAAGAGCGGCGACCCCGCCCGCCGCGCCCGCGCCATCGTCCAGGCTGTCACCCACTACAGCGACCCCGACGTCCTGGCCGAGGTCTCCAGCGGCCTCGGAGAGGCAATGGTCGGGATCAACCTCAACGGCGATGCCAAGGTCGAGAGGTTCGCCGCCCGCTCCGAATAAATATAATGCACATTGCAGGCAGGCCGTTCTACGTGGACAGATggtttga contains:
- the LOC103697943 gene encoding probable pyridoxal 5'-phosphate synthase subunit PDX1.1; translation: MSSDSGVVTVYGGNNGGAALTEPGVKKTSTFSVKGLAQMLRGGVIMDVVSPDQARVAEEAGACAVMALERVPADIRAGGGVARMSDPGLIKEIKRAVTIPVMAKARIGHFVEAQILEAIGVDYVDESEVLTPADDVHHINKHNFRVPFVCGCRDLGEALRRIREGAAMIRTKGEAGTGNIVEAVRHVRSVMGDIRFLRNMDDDEVFAFAKRIAAPYDLVMQTKQLGRLPVVHFAAGGVATPADAALMMQLGCDGVFVGSGIFKSGDPARRARAIVQAVTHYSDPDVLAEVSSGLGEAMVGINLNGDAKVERFAARSE